A stretch of Malus sylvestris chromosome 11, drMalSylv7.2, whole genome shotgun sequence DNA encodes these proteins:
- the LOC126589533 gene encoding gibberellin 2-beta-dioxygenase 8-like, which yields MDFEPPFQQTWKAILLQNSSHEALLKSHDYDKLSLAEECELPLIDLSHLNLGHLERDKCMNDIAQAANQWGFFQVVNHGVSQKVIKSMQYEQKRLFHMPFAEKVEKNFLNLSSNCYRWGNPQATCLRQFLWSEAFHISLNEIPTMNDLHKSLKSTIEAFVKMVSGLAKSLAEILAQPLGVKSIYFEENCPPRSSYLRLNRYAPRPFPSQVFGLVSHTDTDFLTIVHQDQVGGLEIFKDGRWMAVKPNPEALIVNIGDLFEALSNGIYKSIKHRVVTGQEVERFSVAYFYCPSYDVVVRSCGDEPSTYRQFTLREYKLQTQIDVQETGEKVGLPRFLL from the exons ATGGATTTCGAACCTCCATTCCAACAAACCTGGAAGGCAATACTCTTACAGAATTCCAGCCATGAAGCATTATTAAAAAGTCATGATTATGACAAGCTTTCTCTTGCTGAGGAATGTGAGCTGCCTCTGATAGATCTTAGCCATCTAAATTTGGGTCACCTAGAGAGAGACAAGTGTATGAATGATATCGCTCAAGCTGCAAACCAATGGGGTTTCTTCCAAGTTGTGAATCATGGAGTTTCACAAAAAGTTATAAAGAGCATGCAATATGAGCAAAAGAGGCTATTTCACATGCCCTTTGCAGAAAAGGTTGAAAAGAATTTCTTGAATTTATCCAGCAACTGTTACCGCTGGGGAAATCCACAAGCTACTTGTTTGAGGCAGTTCTTATGGTCAGAAGCATTTCATATATCACTCAACGAAATTCCAACAATGAATGATCTTCACAAGAGTCTCAA GTCAACAATTGAAGCATTCGTGAAGATGGTATCTGGTTTGGCTAAAAGCTTAGCTGAAATTCTGGCACAGCCTTTGGGTGTCAAATCGATTTACTTTGAAGAGAATTGCCCACCAAGAAGTAGTTATCTTAGACTGAATAGATACGCTCCACGTCCGTTTCCTTCGCAAGTGTTTGGCCTCGTCTCGCACACTGATACCGATTTCCTAACTATAGTTCACCAGGACCAAGTAGGAGGtctggaaatatttaaagaTGGAAGATGGATGGCAGTTAAACCTAATCCTGAAGCTCTCATTGTCAACATTGGGGACTTGTTTGAG GCCTTGAGCAATGGCATATACAAGAGCATCAAACACCGAGTGGTTACCGGACAAGAAGTTGAGAGGTTTTCTGTGGCATATTTCTACTGCCCCTCCTACGATGTAGTGGTCCGAAGCTGCGGTGATGAACCATCAACTTATAGGCAGTTCACTTTGAGGGAGTATAAACTCCAAACTCAAATTGATGTTCAGGAAACTGGTGAGAAAGTAGGGCTCCCAAGATTTCTCCTTTGA